The Terriglobia bacterium genome window below encodes:
- the sixA gene encoding phosphohistidine phosphatase SixA, with protein MELYILRHGIAVERGTPGYKKDSDRPLTPEGEDKMRQIADAMRGMDLKFDLILSSPYVRTEQTAKIVAGELDEKVTFTEFLKPAGNALELIGEINDDKPQTVLLVGHEPDLSGLISVLVTGGSDARIELKKGGLCKLTTNKLVFRQCATLHWLLTPKQLRELR; from the coding sequence ATGGAGCTATACATTCTTCGGCACGGCATTGCTGTCGAGAGAGGAACCCCCGGCTACAAAAAAGACAGCGACCGTCCGCTGACGCCGGAGGGCGAAGACAAGATGCGCCAGATCGCGGACGCGATGCGCGGTATGGACTTGAAGTTCGATCTGATCCTCTCAAGTCCCTATGTGAGAACCGAGCAGACCGCCAAGATCGTGGCCGGCGAGCTCGACGAAAAAGTGACTTTTACCGAGTTTCTGAAACCGGCAGGGAACGCGCTCGAACTCATCGGCGAAATCAACGACGACAAGCCGCAAACGGTTCTACTCGTCGGTCATGAGCCCGATTTGAGCGGCCTGATTTCCGTTCTCGTTACCGGCGGCAGCGATGCCCGGATCGAGTTGAAAAAGGGCGGCCTGTGCAAGCTCACCACGAACAAACTGGTGTTCCGCCAGTGCGCCACGCTGCACTGGCTGCTTACCCCGAAACAGTTGCGAGAGCTTCGGTAA